The stretch of DNA CCAGCTGAATATCGAAACCGACGCGATTCAAGCGTTTTTGAAAGAGCAGGTCGGCGCCGAGCACTTCCACAGCCTCGATGCCGGGGAGTTGGCGAACTCGCTGGTCAGCCCGATGCAAGCCAACATGCTGTTGCTCGGTTACGCCTGGCAGAAGGGGACGGTACCGGTGTCGCTGCCCGCGCTGAAAAAGGCCATCGATCTGGCCGGCAGCGCCACCACCAACCATCTGGCCTTTGCCTGGGGCCGACTGTGGGCGCAGGACACAGCTTTTGTCGCACCTTATCTCGATCAGCCGGTGGACGCCGTGTCGACGATTGCGATCCGCGACATCAGCGACATGCGCGGTCGCCGCGAAGGCCTCGAGCAGTTGATCAACAGCCGCAGCGAGTTCCTGACCAGCTACCAGAACGCCGCGTATGCGGCACGTTATCGCAAGGTCATCGAGCAACTGCGGGCACTGCCGGCCGCCGGTGATGACAGCGCACTGACGCAAGCCGTGGCACGCAACCTGTTCAAGCTGATGGCTTACAAGGACGAGTACGAAGTGGCGCGACTGCTCACCGCGCGCAGTTTCACCGACTCGCTGAAGGCCCGGTTCGACGGCGGCATTCGTCTGAAATTCCACTTTGCCTTGCCGCTGCTGCGCAAGAACCAAGAGAGCACCGGCGAGCCGAAAAAGATCGCGTTTTCCGGCTGGATCCTGCCGCTGTTGAAGGTCCTGGCCAAGGGCCGCGTATTGCGCCACACCCGGTTCGACCCGCTGGGTTATTCCGCCGAGCGCCGCGAAGAGCGCCGCCTGCTGAGCGATTACGAGCAAACCCTGCAACGCCTGTTGCCGAAGTTGAACTCGGAGAATCTGTCGGCGTTCGTCACCTGGGCGAATCTGCCGGATTCGATTCGCGGCTACGGTCACGTCAAGGACCGCTCGATGGCGGCGGCACGTCTGCGCGAGAAAGAACTCATCGAACAGATTCTGGCGGACAAGCCGGTCATCCACGGTGTCGAGTCATGGCAGCCATCAACCATCATCGCCAGGCAAATGAGCGCAGAAGAGCGCGACGTGATGGAAGCCTCCTGACGGGAGGCTATCGCCAGCCCCACACCACAAGAAATACAACAATTACCGAGATGAGCTGACCACGATGAATAACGACTGCATTTCGCCCGACCTCCTGCACAAAGGTTCGGCTGACGACGTATTGATTTGCGCCCCTAGAGACGCGCTACCGTTGTATCTGGACGAAACCCTGATTGAGGCCAACGGGCATAACCCGCTGGTGCGCAACTATGCCTTGAGCGCCAACCAGCAGCGGCGCTTCGAGATTGCGCCCGATCTGCAGAAAAAGAGCCGGATGGACGGCGTGGGTGCCGATGATGAATGGAACAAGGTCAGGGCACTACCCTACCAGATCGTCGCCGCGCAGATGGGGGCGGTCCAGGCGAAGGGCGACAACCTGGAGTTTGCCGTTGCCGCCTTGTGCGAATCGATTCCGCCGATCCGCCGCGCCAGTTCGTTTCGCTTCATCAATAACGCCGACAACTACTTCTTCTACCGCAAGGCGCACGAACATGTGCCGGGGACGATGTTCATCGAAGCTGCGCGCCAGGCGGTCTATCACCACCTGTACCACCACACCGACCATGCGCGTGGTGCTGTGACCGTCAGCGTCAATGAGCTGAACTCGAGTTTTTTCGCCTACGCCGAGCTGATGTATCCAATCGAGCTGGTGGTCGACAACATGACCCCGAGCGATGCCACGTCGCCAAAGAAAATCCATCTGCGGGTCGCGTTCTATCAACGCCAGACCTTGTTCGCCACGGTCGACACCAAAGCCACCGTGATCGATATGCCGCTGTTCGAAAAGACACGCAACATCTTCATCTACTCCAACGACTGGTTTGCACCGCTGCAACCGTTGACGCTGGCCTGCACCCTGAGCGACAAGCAGGGCCGCCGCGCCGAGGTGCAGTTGTTGGGCCTGGGTAAAAGCGGCTGCGTGACGACAGCATCGGATCTGCCCGACCCGGTCAGCCTGAATATCGTTTACGACGGCAAATTCAGTTTTACCGCCGGCATCCGCCGCGTCGGGCAGGGCGAGCATTCGTCGTGGGAGTTCGCCGAGGTGGATTTCAATGGCTTGCAGGTGATCAGCGACATGATCAAGCGCGGTTTTATCTACCTCGATGAACCGGCGCTTGCGGCACTGAAGCAATGATCAAGGAAAACCCCGCCTTCAAGGCAGCCACCCAGGCGTTGTATTTCGGCGCGCATGCGGTGGCGAAGAACCGACTGTATTTTTCCTCGCTCGGCATGGATTTGTGTGACGAACACGGCTTCCCGCAGCCGGCGTTTTTTTCGGTCTATCAAGCCTTGATGGACGGTGGTGCCGGCTTTGGTTTTCTCGGTAATGCCAGCGTCGACGCCGATGCGCGCTACAACAGCCGTGGGCTGCGGCTGACCTCGGCGGCTCACGCACAGGCCCTGCGTCCGCTGTTTGAAGCGGCGCGGGCGCGGGGTTTTCCGCTCGGGGTACAACTGCAGCATTACGGGCCGCAGTCTCTGCCGTCGAAGCAGGGGATTATTCTGACCCCCAGCGCCATCGCGTCCCCGACCATCCTCAGTGCGCATCCCGAGGCGCGGGCGATGGCAATGACCGAGGCGCAGATCCAGCGCTGCATCGAGCAGTTCTGTGCCGCCGCGCGCTACGCGCAACAGGCCGGGGCTACGCTGATCCAGTTGCAGGCATCCAACGGTTATCTGATCAGCAGCTTCCTCTCGCCGAAGACCAACCGGCGCGAAGATGACTGGGGTGGCACGCCGCTCAAGCGTGCCAGGCTGTTGCTCGCCATCGTGGCTGGCATCCGCGAGGCCACCGACCACAAGGTCGCGGTCACCGTGCGCCTGGGCATGGACGACGGCCTGGGCGAGGAAGGGCAGCACGCCGCGTTGCTGGGTGATGTCGTCGCCGCGCTGGAGGCCAGTGGGGTCGCGGCCATTACCTGTTCGCTGGGCATCAGCGAGACCTTCCGTTTCTTTTTCAAAAATACCGAACAGGCCCTGGCCATGGCGCGCGCCGGCTGCCGCTATCTGAAGCGTTTCGTGCGGATTCCACTGGGCTTTACCGGCTCGGTCGCGGACGTGGCGCAAGCCGATGAGATCATCGCCAGTGGTGATGCCGATTTCGTCGGGTTCGGCCGCGCCATGCTCGCCGACCAGCGCTTTGTCGCCAAGCAACTGGCGGGCCGAGCGGATCAGGTCAATCGCTGCCGGGGCGATGCCTTTTGTTTCCGCGACAAAAAAGATCCCATGGCCGAGCGCGTTTACTGCTGCGTCAATCCTGACTATCGACGGCCAGAACAACTACAACAGCACTATGAGGAAACCCTGAAATGAACTTCAACGCCAAGATCGCCCTTGTTGTCGGCGGCACACGCGGGATCGGTTTCGATGTCAGCCAGAAGCTGATCGACGCCGGCTGCATCTGCTACATCACCGGGCGCAACGAGGACGATGGCCTGACCGCGCAAAGTCGCCTCGGCGAAAACTGCACGTTCATCCCAAGCGACGTCACCGACGAAGCCTCGGTGATCGAGCTGTTCCGCATCATCAACGACAAACACGGTCGCCTTGATCTGGCTGTCAACAATGCCGGCGTCACCTCCAGGCACGCGCCGATCCGTGACATGGATTTCCCAGACTGGAAACGCGTGCTGGAGATCAATCTGCTGGGCCCGCTGCTGTTGCTCAAGCACGAGACCAACCTGATCTCGAAACACGCCGGCGGCTCGATCGTGAACGTTTCGTCCTGCGCCGGTCTGCTCGGGGTTGCCAAGCAAAGTGCCTACTCCACCAGCAAGGCTGCGCTGAACATGCTCACGCAGGTGTGCGCGATCGAGTGCGCGGAAGAAGCCTTGCCTGAGCGGCATTCGATTCGCGTCAACGCCGTATGCCCCGGCCCGACACTGGGCGGCATGAACTCGGAAGAACGCCTGAAAGCCAACCCGGAATCGACCAAACACAAGCTGCAGGTGACGGCGATGAAGCGTTTCGCCAATCCGGGCGAAATCTCTGCCGCGATCCTGTGGCTGCTGAGCGACGCGTCTTCGTTTGTCACCGGCACCGTGATGCCGGTTGATGGCGGTTTTTCCGCCGGTAAATTCTGATGCACACGGTCAAACGCAACGCCACCACAGGTTCCCGCGAGAAGGGCAAACAGCGGGTGTTCATCACCGGCGTGAGCAGCGGCATCGGCGAGGCGCTGGCGCAGCTGCATCTGCAAAACGGGCACACGGTTTTTGGCACCTCGCGCCGTCAGCCGTATCAGTTGATGGATCATCCGAACTTCCACTTTCGGCCATTCGACCTCTCCCGGCCGAGCGCGATGGGCGAGCTGTTCAAGGACAACTTTGCCACCGTTCTGGAGCAGGGCGTCGACCGGTTTTTCCTCAATGCCGGGGTCAGCGGAAACGTGCCGGGGCGTGGCGGGGAGTTCTCGCTGGATGAGTTGCAGCATGTGCTCAACGTCAACGTGCTGGCGAACAAAGCCATTCTCGATTTGATGCTGTCTGCAGCGCATCGTCCAGCGACCTGCGTGCTGTCAGCCTCGATGGCCGGCGTACGCTTTCGTGCGGGTACGCTGCCGTACAGCCTGTCGAAAGCTGCGCTGAAGGCATTGGGTGGCGTTTATGCCGAGGAAAATCCGGAGATCTTCTTCGCCGTGCTCGGCCTGTGCAACGTCGACACCGGTCTGTCGCGGCAGGTGAGCTTCAGCCAGCGCACCGCTGACTTTCCTGACCTCAAGTCGCTACAGCAACGAGCCTTGGCGCCTGGCTACATGGTCTCGCCCGCGCAACGCGCAATCGACATCCTGGCGATGATCGACGCACCCGACGCCTACGGGATCAAGAGCGGGCTATTTGTCGACATGCGCACGGCGCTGGCCGATCACCAGAAAGCGCACCAGTCATCGTCTCAAGCGTAGTGAGCGCAGGGACCTGCATCAGCCAATAAAGGAATGTTGGAATGTTCAATCAAGTCAAAACGCTGACCGAGTCAGTAGTTCGGCAACAGGATCTGTTGTTGAGTACCCCGATCGATTTGTCCCAGGGCGAAGACAGCCGCCTCTATGGCGTGGACGGCAGTATCGACTCGCTGACGCTGGTGTCAATCATCGTCGATGTCGAGGAAAAGCTGCGCAGCCAGCTGGGCGTTGACGTGCGTCTGGCCGATACCACCGATCTGCCCGAATCCGCCACGCCGTTTGCCACGTTGGGCACGCTGATCGCCTACATCATGGACCGGTTGTCTGCAGCGCAAGCTCAGGCTCAAGCCGTTTGATCGAATCACGGGGTGGGGTATGCAAGTAGCAGCATTTTTGGCTCATCTGAAAAGCGCCGGCAGCCAAATGGCGATCGTCAGCGATGAGGGGCGATTTACCTATGATCAGTTGCACGCGCAAATAAACGCTTATGGTGCGGAGCTGGCGGAAAAGTCCGTCCGCGATTCGTGCGTGCTGCTGGTCGATAACTACAGCTTCAACAGCGTCTGCATGCTGTTCGCATTGTGGCTGCACAACAACGTCGTGGCGCTTTCTGTGCCCAAGGGCGAGGAGCAACTGGCGACGCTGGCCGGCGGCGCGGGCGCGCGGTTTTCGGTGATCGGCGGGGCGCCGGAGTTTGCGCTTATCCCTCACGGCAACCATCAGGTACCGCCCACGGTCGACGGGCTGCTGGCGCGGCATCAGGCCGGGTTCATTGTGTTTTCTTCAGGCTCGACCGGCCCGGCCAAGGGCGTGGTGCACAGCATTGCGCCGTTCTTCGAGCGCTATCTGAGTGCGGAGCACTGCGGCGCGATCCTGGCGTTTCTGCTGTTCGATCATATCGGTGGGCTGGTCACGGTCCTGCAAGCGCTGGCGACGCATGGCACGTTGATTCTGCCCAACGAGCGTTCGCCGCAAGAGGTCGGTCGCTGCATCGAATTGTTCAATGTGCAAACCCTGCACGTGTCGCCGACGCTGCTGAACCTGGCGACGATCACCGGGGTCTTCCAGAAGTGGGACACGACCAGTTTGCAGCGCATCTATTTCGGCTCGGAGCCGAGTTCGCCGGAGGCCATCCAGCGCATTGCCAACGTGATGCCGCAGGTGCAATTGCAGCAGTTGTACGGGATGTCGGAAATCGGTGTGCTGCCGTGCCGCAGCAAGGACGGCGACAGCGCATGGATGAAGATCGAAGACCCGAATTACAGCCTGCGGGTGGTCGACGGCATTCTGCACGTGCGCGGCGCGACCAACATGCTCGGCTACCTGGCGAGCGCTGGCGACCTGTCGAGTGACGGCTACCTGATTACCCATGATCTGGCCGAGGAGCACGAAGGCTACTTTCGGGTCACGGGGCGCGCGGTCGATCTGATCAACGTCGGCGGCAAGAAGGTGTTTCCGTCGCACGTGGAAAGCGTGCTGATGGGCCTGGAAAACGTCTCTGACGTGGTGGTCTACGCACAACCCAACCCATTGCTCGGGCAGATCGTTGCGGCGCGTTTCACGCTGTTCGAGCCGGAAGCGCTGGAGGCGTTCAAGGTCCGCCTGTATCAGCACGTTCGCGGCGTTCTGGCCCCGGAACAACTGCCACGGGTGGTGTCCATTGCCGAGACTCCGCTGTACACCAGCCGCTTCAAGAAAATGCGTCACCCCGGCGTTCTCGCCCAGTCGTGAGACCGGGTTACTCATCACGTTATAAGGAAATGACAAATGGTTGATCTGGTAAAAGTGCGCGCAAGCATCGCTGAAATCCTGTTCATTCCGGTGGCCGAGTTGCACGGCGAAACTGTGCTGGAAAACAGCGACAACTGGGACTCGATGGCGCGAATCGGGATTATCGCGCTGGTGTTCGAACAAGTCGGCGTGAGCGTGTCGGGCGAGGAGATCGAGCGTGTGGTCACGGTGCAGGATCTGTTCGATCTGATCGACCGGAAAATCAAGGACGCCGCATGAGCCTGCTGACCATTGAAGGTGTCGCGATTCGTGCGGTCACGGCGGCGCTGCCTGAGCGCCGTGTCACTGAAGAGGACTTCGCCGAACTGTTCGGCGCCAAGGAAGTCGCGCGCATCGCCAAAAGCACCGGCATTCAGTCGATCCGCGAAACCAGAACCCTGCACACCTCCGACCTGATCATCGCCGCGTGCCGCAACCTGCTCGACCAAGGGCATGCTGTGGCAGCGGACATCGATGGCCTGATCGTGGTGACCCAGACCCCGGATTCATGGGTGCCGGGCGTCGGCTTCGTGGTGCAGCAGGCTCTCGGCCTGCCGCAGCATTGCCTGGTGCTGAATGTCGCCGCTGGCTGCTCCGGCTACATCAGTGCGCTGGTGCAAGCGGGGGCGCTGATTTCGTCCGGCGCCTGCAAGAAGATCCTGCTGTGTACCGGTGACGTGACCACGCGGATCCTCGACGAGCGCGACCGCCACGTGAAAATGCTCTTTGGCGACGCCGCTTCGGCGACCTTGCTGGAACCGGGTGCAGGCAAGTTCGAGTTCATCTGCGGCGCCGACGGCAGCGGCGGTGCGGCGCTGCAGTCCGACATCGCCTATGCCCGGGAAGAGGGCAGTCACGTCTGCGCGACCATTCAGCGTTTGCAGATGGATGGCACGGCGGTGATGAATTTTGCCCTGAGCCGGGTCCCGCAGACCGTCAAGGCTTTGCTTGAAGCCACGGGGTCAAGTCCTGCTGCGCTGGACTTGCTGGTACTGCACCAGGCGAACGAGTTCATGCTCAATTACCTGCGACGGATGATTGGCGTGGCAGCGGAAAAGATGCCGGTCGACATCGATGGCGTCGGCAACACCAGTTCGACCTCGATTCCGATCGTGCTGTCGCGCCATGCTGCGATCGGTACACCGCAGGCCGAGCACGTTGTGCTGTGCGGTTTCGGAGCCGGATTGTCGTGGGGCGCGCTGAAGGCTGACCTGCGTCAGACCATCGCTGTGGCACCCTGTGAGGTACCGGAAAAGACCGCTCTGGCGGACTCGCCGGCGCAGGCAGCAGGTGAGCGTCTGCAGGCTTGATCCAGTCATTGACTGGCGATACGCAGCACCTTTGCGGCGATGCCCGCATCGACCTCAAAGGTGCCGCGCTCTGGTTCACATCGTCTGATCACACGGGACCGCTGATTCATGAATCGCACACTCTGCAACGCACTGGGCATCATCGGGCGCAGGGACAATCTGCTGTGGGAATATCCGTCGCCTTTTCTGCGGTGGTTCCAGTTTCACGAGTGTCACGAATCGGGTGCGATCCGTGCGCAACCCGAGGCCATCATCGCTGCTGTTTGCGCGCTCGACATGCGCGAAGACCGCGTGGTCGATACGCTGCTATCGCTGCGCGAATTACCCGGGAAAATACTGCGCAAGTTCGGCGACCCCGCATTGCAGCAACCATCCGCTCCCTTTGGTTTTGATGCCTTCACGCTCCTTGAACGCACCGCCTCTGAAGTGACCTTCGGTTTGGCGGGACGCTTCTGGCGCCCGGATCTGAAGACGGGCCACATCCCTGACGCTCAAGCTTTCAAGGCATTGGATGACCCGAACGTCGCCAAACTGGTACTGCGCTTTCAGGTCATCGAGCATGCCCAGGACATCTACACTTTGCGCACTGAAACCTTCGTCTATTGCGCCAATACACGCACGAAAATACTGTTCACCCCTTACTGGCTGATGATCCGCCTGGCCAGCGGCTGGATCCGGCGGCGCAACCTGGCTTCGATCCAGCGGCAATTCTCGACGGAGCGCGCGGTGTAAAAGTGCGCATCAATTGGTTACATTGATAGCCTCTGCGAATCAGTCCTTTGCGAGTTCCGCCATGGCCATCAACTTCGACCTCAACGACCTGCAAGCTTTTCGCGCCGTGGTCGAGCAAGGCAGTTTCCGCAAGGCCGCCGACACCGTGCGCCTGTCGCAACCGGCCCTGAGCCGGCGCATCGAAAAGCTCGAAGACGCCCTCGGCGTGAAGCTGTTCGAGCGCACCACGCGCAAGGTCAGCCTGACCCAGGCCGGACGCGGTTTCATGCCCAGCGTCGAGCGCTTGCTGGATGACCTGGACGTGGCGTTGCTGGGCATCAGTGAAGTGGCCTCGACGCGACTGGGGCATGTCACGGTGGCCTGCGTGCCGTCGGCGGCGTATTACTTCATGCCGCGTGTGGTCGCCCGTTATCACCAGCAGTTTCCGCGAATCAAAGTCAAAGTCCTCGATTCCAGCGCCCACGATGTGCTCAGCGCCGTGGTCAACGGCGAGGCGGATTTCGGCTTGAGTTTCATGGGCACTCAGGAGGCGAAAGTCGAATTCGAACCGCTGGTGCAGGAAAGCTACGTGGTTGCCTGTCGCCGCGATCACCCGTTGGCTGGACGCAGCAGCGTGACTTGGGATGAGTTCTATCAGCAGGACTACATCTCGCTGGACAAGACCTCCGGCAACCGTTTCCTTCTCGATCAGGCCTTGAGCAGCGTGGTGCCGCAGCGCCCGAGCATCTGCGAGACGCGGCATGTGACGACCATGATCGGACTGGTGGAAGCAGGGTTGGGCGTGGCG from Pseudomonas sp. P8_229 encodes:
- a CDS encoding AfsA-related hotdog domain-containing protein; translation: MNNDCISPDLLHKGSADDVLICAPRDALPLYLDETLIEANGHNPLVRNYALSANQQRRFEIAPDLQKKSRMDGVGADDEWNKVRALPYQIVAAQMGAVQAKGDNLEFAVAALCESIPPIRRASSFRFINNADNYFFYRKAHEHVPGTMFIEAARQAVYHHLYHHTDHARGAVTVSVNELNSSFFAYAELMYPIELVVDNMTPSDATSPKKIHLRVAFYQRQTLFATVDTKATVIDMPLFEKTRNIFIYSNDWFAPLQPLTLACTLSDKQGRRAEVQLLGLGKSGCVTTASDLPDPVSLNIVYDGKFSFTAGIRRVGQGEHSSWEFAEVDFNGLQVISDMIKRGFIYLDEPALAALKQ
- a CDS encoding NADH:flavin oxidoreductase, coding for MIKENPAFKAATQALYFGAHAVAKNRLYFSSLGMDLCDEHGFPQPAFFSVYQALMDGGAGFGFLGNASVDADARYNSRGLRLTSAAHAQALRPLFEAARARGFPLGVQLQHYGPQSLPSKQGIILTPSAIASPTILSAHPEARAMAMTEAQIQRCIEQFCAAARYAQQAGATLIQLQASNGYLISSFLSPKTNRREDDWGGTPLKRARLLLAIVAGIREATDHKVAVTVRLGMDDGLGEEGQHAALLGDVVAALEASGVAAITCSLGISETFRFFFKNTEQALAMARAGCRYLKRFVRIPLGFTGSVADVAQADEIIASGDADFVGFGRAMLADQRFVAKQLAGRADQVNRCRGDAFCFRDKKDPMAERVYCCVNPDYRRPEQLQQHYEETLK
- a CDS encoding SDR family NAD(P)-dependent oxidoreductase, which encodes MNFNAKIALVVGGTRGIGFDVSQKLIDAGCICYITGRNEDDGLTAQSRLGENCTFIPSDVTDEASVIELFRIINDKHGRLDLAVNNAGVTSRHAPIRDMDFPDWKRVLEINLLGPLLLLKHETNLISKHAGGSIVNVSSCAGLLGVAKQSAYSTSKAALNMLTQVCAIECAEEALPERHSIRVNAVCPGPTLGGMNSEERLKANPESTKHKLQVTAMKRFANPGEISAAILWLLSDASSFVTGTVMPVDGGFSAGKF
- a CDS encoding SDR family oxidoreductase, encoding MHTVKRNATTGSREKGKQRVFITGVSSGIGEALAQLHLQNGHTVFGTSRRQPYQLMDHPNFHFRPFDLSRPSAMGELFKDNFATVLEQGVDRFFLNAGVSGNVPGRGGEFSLDELQHVLNVNVLANKAILDLMLSAAHRPATCVLSASMAGVRFRAGTLPYSLSKAALKALGGVYAEENPEIFFAVLGLCNVDTGLSRQVSFSQRTADFPDLKSLQQRALAPGYMVSPAQRAIDILAMIDAPDAYGIKSGLFVDMRTALADHQKAHQSSSQA
- a CDS encoding fatty acid--CoA ligase family protein yields the protein MQVAAFLAHLKSAGSQMAIVSDEGRFTYDQLHAQINAYGAELAEKSVRDSCVLLVDNYSFNSVCMLFALWLHNNVVALSVPKGEEQLATLAGGAGARFSVIGGAPEFALIPHGNHQVPPTVDGLLARHQAGFIVFSSGSTGPAKGVVHSIAPFFERYLSAEHCGAILAFLLFDHIGGLVTVLQALATHGTLILPNERSPQEVGRCIELFNVQTLHVSPTLLNLATITGVFQKWDTTSLQRIYFGSEPSSPEAIQRIANVMPQVQLQQLYGMSEIGVLPCRSKDGDSAWMKIEDPNYSLRVVDGILHVRGATNMLGYLASAGDLSSDGYLITHDLAEEHEGYFRVTGRAVDLINVGGKKVFPSHVESVLMGLENVSDVVVYAQPNPLLGQIVAARFTLFEPEALEAFKVRLYQHVRGVLAPEQLPRVVSIAETPLYTSRFKKMRHPGVLAQS
- a CDS encoding acyl carrier protein, with product MVDLVKVRASIAEILFIPVAELHGETVLENSDNWDSMARIGIIALVFEQVGVSVSGEEIERVVTVQDLFDLIDRKIKDAA
- a CDS encoding ketoacyl-ACP synthase III; the encoded protein is MSLLTIEGVAIRAVTAALPERRVTEEDFAELFGAKEVARIAKSTGIQSIRETRTLHTSDLIIAACRNLLDQGHAVAADIDGLIVVTQTPDSWVPGVGFVVQQALGLPQHCLVLNVAAGCSGYISALVQAGALISSGACKKILLCTGDVTTRILDERDRHVKMLFGDAASATLLEPGAGKFEFICGADGSGGAALQSDIAYAREEGSHVCATIQRLQMDGTAVMNFALSRVPQTVKALLEATGSSPAALDLLVLHQANEFMLNYLRRMIGVAAEKMPVDIDGVGNTSSTSIPIVLSRHAAIGTPQAEHVVLCGFGAGLSWGALKADLRQTIAVAPCEVPEKTALADSPAQAAGERLQA
- a CDS encoding LysR family transcriptional regulator, with the translated sequence MAINFDLNDLQAFRAVVEQGSFRKAADTVRLSQPALSRRIEKLEDALGVKLFERTTRKVSLTQAGRGFMPSVERLLDDLDVALLGISEVASTRLGHVTVACVPSAAYYFMPRVVARYHQQFPRIKVKVLDSSAHDVLSAVVNGEADFGLSFMGTQEAKVEFEPLVQESYVVACRRDHPLAGRSSVTWDEFYQQDYISLDKTSGNRFLLDQALSSVVPQRPSICETRHVTTMIGLVEAGLGVAAVPLMALPGPDHPILTRVPLTDPQVMRSVGIIKRRGRTLTPAALELERLVVEMKVQPPTISA